A region of Saccharococcus thermophilus DNA encodes the following proteins:
- a CDS encoding SdpI family protein encodes MKKHWYFFLLITISVGISVWAYPQLPDQVPTHWNFSGEVDGYSSKLFAVLFGPILLTGIYGTLLGVAKVDPRKENYKKFAGAYRVFMYTILTFLTVMHISIIFNGLGYHVNMDWIANIGLGLLFVVLGNYMPKVKANYFMGIRTPWTLANETVWARTHRFGGKVFFIGGIIMIVSAFAPSSIRAVLLIASIACIALVPTVYSYAVYKKVADK; translated from the coding sequence ATGAAAAAGCATTGGTATTTTTTCTTGCTGATCACCATCAGTGTTGGAATCTCGGTATGGGCGTATCCGCAATTGCCTGACCAAGTTCCAACGCATTGGAACTTTTCGGGGGAAGTGGACGGCTATTCATCAAAGCTTTTTGCCGTTTTATTCGGACCGATTTTGTTGACAGGGATTTATGGGACGCTGCTTGGGGTGGCGAAAGTCGATCCGCGTAAAGAGAATTACAAAAAGTTCGCGGGAGCGTACCGCGTTTTCATGTATACTATTCTAACGTTTTTAACCGTCATGCATATTTCTATCATCTTTAACGGCCTTGGCTACCATGTCAACATGGATTGGATTGCCAATATAGGATTAGGTCTCCTTTTTGTTGTTCTCGGAAATTATATGCCAAAAGTGAAAGCGAATTATTTCATGGGCATCCGCACGCCGTGGACGCTGGCGAATGAAACGGTGTGGGCGCGCACGCACCGGTTTGGCGGCAAAGTCTTTTTCATTGGCGGAATCATCATGATCGTATCTGCCTTTGCCCCATCCTCCATTCGCGCTGTGCTTCTCATTGCGTCGATCGCCTGTATCGCACTTGTACCGACGGTATATTCTTATGCCGTTTATAAAAAGGTGGCAGACAAATAA
- a CDS encoding RNA-guided endonuclease InsQ/TnpB family protein, with protein MLRGQKVFFRASKADLDRLYACNRESARVWNECLRLAKEHFLQYGRWITKSELQKQTKRKFHLHSQSIQAVCHKYLFARQSAHHAIQQGHPARYPYKKKKYFPTKWAKDGFKVYENGKIELSMGIHHGKREKPIVVYASHLPKGTIKEIECCWDQGLYLAVTYEDGQKATSYKPNFSVGVDLGEVHTIGAFCENGQALLITGRKIRSLHRLRNKKLAEIQQRQSKCQKGSRRWKKYERAKQYVLSKSERQLRDALHKTTKQFVDWCLKQSASDVYIGNVEGVQRNTRKKKRTSRKQAQKLSNWSFGKVKQYLTYKLAQHGIRLHEIEESYTSQTCPVCQKRKKVSSRLFVCRCGYEEHRDVHGARNILSKALHGTFKHWNVQTKLTYLRIA; from the coding sequence ATGCTTCGTGGCCAAAAAGTGTTCTTCCGGGCATCGAAAGCGGATTTAGACCGATTGTATGCCTGCAATCGAGAATCCGCCCGTGTTTGGAATGAATGTCTTCGATTGGCGAAGGAACATTTTCTCCAATACGGTCGTTGGATTACCAAAAGTGAGTTGCAAAAACAAACAAAAAGGAAGTTTCATCTTCACAGCCAATCGATTCAAGCAGTCTGCCACAAATACCTCTTCGCAAGACAATCTGCCCACCACGCGATCCAACAAGGACATCCTGCCCGCTACCCCTACAAGAAAAAGAAGTACTTCCCTACAAAATGGGCGAAAGACGGTTTTAAGGTTTATGAGAACGGAAAAATCGAACTGTCGATGGGCATTCATCACGGAAAACGGGAAAAGCCAATTGTCGTGTATGCGTCGCATCTGCCAAAAGGAACGATCAAAGAAATCGAATGCTGCTGGGATCAAGGTCTTTATTTGGCTGTGACGTATGAAGATGGACAAAAGGCAACATCGTACAAACCGAACTTCTCCGTCGGAGTCGATCTTGGAGAAGTACACACCATCGGCGCGTTTTGCGAAAACGGACAAGCCCTCCTTATCACGGGAAGAAAAATACGCTCCCTTCACCGGCTGCGGAATAAAAAACTGGCGGAGATCCAGCAGCGCCAATCGAAATGCCAAAAAGGATCACGCCGTTGGAAAAAGTATGAGCGGGCGAAACAATACGTGTTATCCAAATCCGAAAGACAACTACGGGATGCACTCCATAAAACGACCAAACAGTTTGTTGACTGGTGTTTGAAGCAGTCCGCCTCCGATGTGTATATCGGAAACGTCGAAGGGGTGCAACGAAACACGAGAAAGAAAAAACGTACGAGCCGTAAACAAGCACAAAAACTCTCGAATTGGTCATTCGGGAAAGTGAAGCAGTATCTCACCTATAAACTGGCTCAACATGGCATTCGCTTGCACGAAATCGAGGAGTCATATACGAGCCAGACATGTCCTGTCTGCCAAAAGAGAAAAAAAGTGTCCTCCCGCCTGTTTGTGTGCCGGTGTGGGTATGAGGAACATCGTGACGTTCACGGCGCGAGAAATATCTTAAGCAAAGCGCTGCACGGCACCTTCAAACACTGGAACGTACAAACGAAGCTGACGTATCTACGGATTGCGTAA
- a CDS encoding IS256 family transposase, whose translation MSKSIPNVDWANQLESVIRQFVKEKLELIMREEIKNFLEIEQAGTSNMRNGYYQRNLDTQYGRIEGLLVPRDRNGEFQTQLFAPYQRHTGWLEEAIIRMYQSGMSTREIGKFIERILGSTYSPATISRITDVVKEDIEKWHTRPLHKRYSVLYLDGLYVKLRRETVEKEVIYVVLGVNEEGYREILDFFVGGQESAYVWQEILQHLYQRGAKEVLLGIFDGLPGLEEAFKAVYPKADVQRCVVHKVRNTLHRVRKKDQFEVAEDLRLIYRAPNKEMALQMFQQFESKWSSKYPREVQSWANELDVLLTFMDYPSSIRSVIYTTNAIERTIKEIRKRLKPMNSLNSLEAAEKIVYLTIQDFNEKWAGRKLRGFAEAQEALERMFEERYH comes from the coding sequence ATGTCTAAAAGTATACCGAATGTCGACTGGGCAAATCAACTGGAAAGTGTCATTCGTCAGTTTGTAAAGGAAAAATTAGAACTGATCATGCGGGAAGAAATCAAGAATTTCCTCGAAATAGAACAGGCCGGAACATCAAATATGAGAAACGGCTACTATCAACGAAATCTAGATACGCAATATGGCCGGATTGAAGGTCTTTTGGTCCCTAGAGACCGAAACGGAGAATTTCAAACACAGTTGTTTGCCCCTTACCAACGGCACACCGGCTGGCTGGAGGAAGCAATCATTAGGATGTACCAAAGTGGCATGAGTACACGGGAAATTGGCAAGTTTATCGAACGAATTCTAGGAAGCACCTATTCTCCTGCGACGATCAGCCGTATTACCGATGTCGTGAAGGAAGACATCGAGAAATGGCACACTCGTCCACTGCACAAGCGTTATTCCGTCTTATATTTGGATGGTTTATACGTAAAACTTCGTCGCGAAACCGTGGAGAAAGAAGTCATTTATGTGGTGTTAGGGGTGAACGAAGAAGGATATCGCGAAATTCTTGATTTCTTTGTGGGAGGACAAGAAAGCGCCTATGTATGGCAGGAAATTCTTCAACACCTCTACCAAAGAGGCGCCAAGGAAGTGCTTCTGGGCATATTCGATGGACTACCAGGGTTGGAGGAAGCCTTTAAGGCGGTTTATCCGAAAGCCGATGTGCAGCGTTGTGTCGTTCACAAAGTCCGTAACACGCTCCATCGTGTTCGGAAAAAAGACCAATTTGAAGTGGCCGAGGATCTCAGGCTGATTTATCGCGCGCCGAATAAGGAGATGGCGTTACAGATGTTTCAACAGTTTGAGTCGAAATGGTCAAGCAAGTATCCGAGAGAAGTTCAATCTTGGGCCAATGAGTTGGATGTCCTCCTTACATTTATGGATTATCCAAGCAGTATTCGAAGTGTGATTTACACGACGAATGCCATTGAACGAACGATCAAGGAGATTCGGAAACGTCTAAAGCCGATGAACAGTTTGAATAGTTTAGAAGCCGCTGAAAAAATCGTATATTTGACCATTCAAGATTTTAATGAGAAATGGGCAGGGCGAAAGTTGCGAGGATTTGCCGAAGCACAGGAAGCCCTCGAGCGAATGTTTGAAGAACGTTATCATTAA
- a CDS encoding pirin family protein has protein sequence MPVQRRIRRVKTVQVETNSSIHRSGPVLEPGNWEEYDPFLLLMEDIFQRGTFDFHPHRGIETVTYVIDGQLEHFDSKAGHGTLGPGDVQWMTAGRGVIHKEDPAPGSTVHSLQLWINLPRVKKMIEPRYQNLKAGEMPVRQEEGALIRVFSGSSQGVKAPTLNHVPVTMVEMVLEPGASVVQDLPGSYNGFLYILEGSGMFGADSTEGKAGQVLFLSRHDKEEESELTVTAKEKLRVLLYAGEPVNEPVVAYGPFVMNTQEEIRQAIRDYQEGKFVE, from the coding sequence ATGCCAGTACAGCGTCGTATCCGCCGCGTGAAAACGGTGCAAGTCGAAACAAACAGCTCGATCCATCGCAGTGGGCCAGTGCTAGAGCCGGGGAATTGGGAAGAGTACGATCCGTTTTTATTGCTAATGGAGGATATTTTCCAACGAGGAACGTTTGATTTTCATCCGCATCGCGGCATTGAAACGGTGACGTATGTGATTGATGGACAGTTGGAACATTTTGATAGCAAAGCCGGCCACGGCACGCTTGGTCCCGGAGATGTGCAGTGGATGACGGCAGGACGGGGAGTGATTCATAAAGAAGATCCGGCGCCAGGATCGACCGTGCATAGTTTGCAGCTATGGATCAATTTGCCGCGCGTGAAAAAAATGATTGAACCGCGCTATCAAAATTTAAAGGCCGGAGAGATGCCGGTCCGCCAAGAAGAAGGGGCGCTTATCCGCGTATTTTCCGGGTCATCGCAAGGAGTAAAAGCCCCAACGCTTAACCATGTTCCAGTGACGATGGTAGAAATGGTGCTCGAGCCAGGAGCAAGTGTCGTACAAGATTTGCCGGGAAGCTACAACGGTTTTCTGTACATTTTGGAAGGAAGCGGCATGTTCGGCGCCGATAGCACGGAAGGAAAAGCAGGGCAAGTATTGTTTTTAAGCCGTCATGATAAAGAGGAGGAAAGCGAACTCACCGTCACCGCCAAAGAAAAATTGCGCGTCCTTCTTTATGCTGGCGAGCCGGTCAACGAGCCGGTTGTCGCTTACGGACCGTTTGTGATGAACACGCAGGAAGAAATCCGCCAGGCGATCCGTGATTATCAAGAAGGAAAATTCGTTGAATAA
- a CDS encoding FMN-dependent NADH-azoreductase — protein sequence MAKLLYITANPKREEESYSLSVGRAFLNAYKQQNPQDEIVELDLYRTDIPFIDADVLNGWGKLQQGHAFEQLSAEEKQKISRINELTDQFISADKYVFVTPMWNFSFPPKMKAYIDTICIAGKTFRYTENGSVGLLTGRKAVHIQARGGIYSQEPMKEMEFGDRYLRAVLSFIGITDVQSIFVEGMAQFPNEAEAIKQNAIKKAEQAAKNF from the coding sequence ATGGCTAAATTATTGTACATTACAGCAAACCCAAAACGGGAAGAAGAATCTTACAGCTTATCCGTTGGCAGAGCGTTTCTTAACGCTTATAAACAACAAAACCCACAAGACGAGATTGTCGAATTAGATCTTTATCGTACCGATATCCCTTTCATTGATGCCGATGTATTAAACGGCTGGGGCAAACTACAACAAGGGCATGCATTCGAACAGCTAAGCGCGGAAGAAAAACAAAAAATAAGCCGCATCAATGAATTAACCGATCAATTTATCAGCGCAGATAAATACGTGTTTGTCACACCGATGTGGAATTTTAGTTTTCCGCCAAAAATGAAAGCTTATATTGATACAATTTGCATCGCAGGAAAAACATTCCGTTACACGGAAAATGGTTCGGTAGGGCTATTAACAGGAAGAAAAGCCGTACACATTCAAGCCCGCGGTGGAATTTATTCACAAGAACCAATGAAAGAAATGGAGTTTGGAGACCGTTATTTACGGGCGGTGCTCAGCTTTATCGGCATTACTGACGTTCAATCCATTTTTGTCGAAGGAATGGCACAATTCCCGAATGAGGCGGAGGCAATTAAACAAAACGCGATCAAGAAAGCTGAACAAGCAGCGAAAAACTTTTAA
- a CDS encoding ABC transporter permease → MSNLVYNEMLKIVRKKRLWVIAAIVAVLVVLFTYAQYKQVQEMQKRLGTTDWRTQLQQQIIDAQNRLNSSSISDEWRKYLQIRLQQQQYYLNHDINPSAPGAPTFMRMFIENAIDLFLPLLVMVVAADLVSSEASGGTIKLLLTRPVRRGMVLLSKYIALLLSISFILLMVALLSYVISGAVFGYEGWRLPLLTGFVAQGEELNTANVHMLPQWKYVLIELGLAWFVCVVVGTLTFMLSVLMRSTAAVMGIMLAALIAGAILSNMVSSWHSAKYLFMVNLSLTDYINGTAPPIEGMTLGFSMAVLAVWGLAALLISFMVFTKRDIY, encoded by the coding sequence TTGAGTAATCTCGTGTACAATGAAATGCTGAAAATTGTCCGCAAAAAGCGGCTATGGGTCATTGCAGCGATTGTCGCCGTGCTCGTTGTCCTTTTTACATACGCGCAATATAAGCAGGTGCAGGAAATGCAGAAAAGGCTCGGAACGACGGATTGGCGGACACAGCTGCAGCAGCAAATTATCGATGCGCAAAACCGTCTCAATTCCAGCAGTATTTCAGACGAATGGCGCAAATATTTGCAAATTCGTCTCCAGCAGCAGCAATACTATTTAAATCACGATATTAATCCATCCGCTCCCGGTGCGCCAACGTTTATGCGCATGTTTATCGAAAACGCGATCGATTTGTTTCTCCCGCTCCTTGTCATGGTCGTCGCCGCTGACTTAGTATCATCGGAAGCGAGTGGCGGTACGATTAAGCTCTTGTTGACGAGGCCGGTTAGAAGAGGGATGGTTTTGCTTAGCAAATACATCGCGCTGTTATTGTCGATTTCGTTTATTTTGCTTATGGTCGCTCTTCTGTCGTATGTCATTTCAGGAGCGGTGTTCGGATACGAAGGATGGCGGCTTCCATTATTGACAGGGTTTGTCGCCCAAGGAGAAGAATTAAATACAGCCAACGTTCATATGCTTCCGCAATGGAAGTATGTGCTTATTGAATTGGGGCTTGCCTGGTTTGTGTGCGTCGTGGTGGGGACATTGACGTTTATGCTTTCCGTTTTGATGCGCAGCACCGCCGCGGTGATGGGAATTATGCTTGCGGCGCTGATCGCGGGCGCGATTTTGTCTAATATGGTATCTTCCTGGCATTCGGCAAAATATTTGTTTATGGTCAATCTTAGCCTTACCGATTACATCAATGGGACGGCGCCGCCGATTGAAGGCATGACGCTTGGGTTTTCGATGGCGGTGCTGGCGGTATGGGGACTTGCGGCGCTCTTGATCTCATTTATGGTGTTTACAAAACGGGATATATATTAG
- a CDS encoding ATP-binding cassette domain-containing protein codes for MTKQTTLIVENLRKTIRRKEIIKGISFELKEGEVFGFLGPNGAGKTTTIRMLVGLIKPTSGRISICGYDLERQFTEAIRHIGCIVENPELYPYLTGFENLEHFARMVPDIPKERIMEVVELVGLQNRIHDRVSTYSLGMRQRLGIAQALLGKPKVLILDEPTNGLDPVGIREMREFIRFLAETEGLSVLVSSHLLSEIQLMCDRVAIMAKGTLLRVDTVEHLLKEQARVVWKAEPLETAKSILAGETSIYRTDGDMLITPYEPKKLSVWNKKLVEAGVAVHEIHPKLPTLEDLFIELTGGETIE; via the coding sequence GTGACGAAGCAGACGACATTAATCGTTGAAAATTTGCGCAAAACGATTCGCCGCAAAGAAATTATTAAGGGAATTTCCTTTGAACTAAAAGAAGGGGAAGTATTCGGCTTTTTAGGGCCAAACGGCGCGGGAAAAACGACAACGATCCGCATGCTCGTCGGGCTTATCAAGCCGACATCGGGGCGTATTTCCATCTGCGGCTATGACCTGGAGCGCCAATTTACAGAAGCGATCCGTCATATCGGCTGCATTGTCGAAAATCCCGAATTATATCCGTATTTAACCGGCTTTGAAAACCTCGAGCATTTTGCGCGCATGGTTCCCGATATTCCAAAAGAACGAATCATGGAAGTGGTGGAGTTAGTCGGTTTACAAAACCGCATCCACGATCGCGTTAGCACGTATTCGCTCGGAATGCGGCAGCGTCTTGGCATCGCACAGGCGCTGTTAGGAAAGCCGAAAGTGCTGATTTTGGACGAGCCGACCAACGGGCTTGATCCTGTCGGCATTCGCGAAATGAGAGAATTCATCCGCTTTTTGGCGGAAACGGAAGGATTGAGCGTGCTCGTCTCCTCACACCTGTTAAGCGAAATTCAATTAATGTGCGACCGCGTGGCGATCATGGCAAAAGGGACGTTGCTTCGGGTTGATACGGTGGAACATCTGTTAAAAGAACAAGCGCGTGTCGTGTGGAAGGCCGAGCCGCTGGAAACGGCGAAATCGATATTAGCGGGGGAAACGTCGATTTATCGAACCGATGGGGATATGCTTATCACTCCGTACGAACCAAAAAAACTCTCCGTTTGGAACAAAAAGCTTGTCGAAGCAGGGGTCGCCGTCCATGAAATTCATCCGAAATTGCCGACGCTTGAGGACTTATTTATTGAATTGACGGGAGGGGAGACGATTGAGTAA
- a CDS encoding SGNH/GDSL hydrolase family protein, with protein sequence MRRGIVRTITMVSVLAGILWLGGLAIAVQDQFFSAAAPPADTIKYTKEKKADNREIYIVALGDSLTRGTGDESGKGYVGYMVDQLHKKTTKPIRVTNLAIKGQWSDGLLKQLGQAEIQRQLKLANIIVMTIGGNDLFQGGEALKFTPKQIDQVKVSYLRNLDRIFQTIRRVNKDAVVFYIGLYNPFSDLGDAKKTSAIVRQWNFASAETAARYPNIIAVPTFDLFSLHVNDYLYSDHFHPNKDGYKRIGERVASLITFTEGDKK encoded by the coding sequence ATGCGACGTGGTATTGTTCGCACCATTACGATGGTATCAGTGCTGGCAGGAATATTATGGCTTGGCGGTCTTGCCATCGCGGTTCAAGACCAGTTTTTTTCCGCCGCGGCGCCGCCGGCAGACACAATAAAATATACCAAAGAGAAAAAAGCGGATAACCGTGAAATTTATATTGTCGCCCTCGGCGATTCACTGACAAGAGGCACGGGAGATGAAAGCGGAAAAGGGTATGTCGGGTATATGGTCGATCAGCTCCACAAAAAAACAACGAAGCCGATTCGCGTGACCAATTTGGCCATTAAAGGACAGTGGTCTGACGGGCTTCTTAAGCAATTAGGACAAGCCGAGATCCAGCGGCAGCTAAAACTAGCCAATATCATTGTGATGACCATCGGCGGAAACGATTTGTTCCAAGGCGGCGAAGCGCTCAAATTTACACCAAAGCAAATCGATCAAGTAAAAGTCTCATATTTGCGCAACTTAGACCGCATTTTTCAAACCATTCGCCGCGTCAATAAAGATGCCGTTGTTTTTTACATCGGGCTTTACAATCCGTTTAGCGACCTCGGCGACGCGAAGAAGACATCAGCCATCGTAAGGCAGTGGAATTTTGCTTCGGCGGAGACGGCTGCCCGCTATCCGAATATTATCGCCGTCCCGACGTTCGATTTGTTTTCGTTGCATGTGAATGATTATTTATACAGCGATCACTTTCACCCGAATAAAGACGGATACAAACGGATTGGCGAACGCGTCGCTTCCTTAATTACATTCACAGAGGGGGACAAAAAGTGA
- a CDS encoding MBL fold metallo-hydrolase: MKQPVDLGNRISLIDLYDLKTPQRTGTYVLHEEELAIIETGPSPSVPYLLKGLEMLHIDPADIRYIIVTHIHLDHAGGVGMLLEKCPNALVVVHPKGKRHLAEPSRLIAGAKAVYGEKFDDLFSPVLPVPEERLIVKEDGDTLKLSDERTLTFLDTPGHANHHFSIYDSFSRGVFTGDTIGVFYPQLLKDGLEYCLPSTSPNQFRPEAMLQSAERLEQLQPERIYFGHFGMLENPRTAFEQLRFWLPKFVQAGEKVMVEQANASMQEKAKAVFQALYQEVNAFLQAKNIPETSEAYDIIRLDLHVCSMGIVDYLQKTIEQG; the protein is encoded by the coding sequence ATGAAGCAGCCAGTCGATTTAGGAAACCGAATTTCCCTAATTGATTTGTATGATTTAAAAACGCCGCAGCGCACCGGTACATATGTGCTCCATGAAGAAGAGTTGGCGATTATCGAGACGGGTCCAAGCCCTTCCGTTCCTTATTTATTAAAAGGATTGGAAATGCTTCATATTGATCCGGCGGATATCCGCTATATTATTGTGACACATATTCATTTGGATCACGCAGGCGGCGTTGGGATGCTGCTTGAGAAATGCCCGAACGCCCTTGTTGTTGTTCATCCGAAAGGGAAGCGCCATTTAGCGGAACCGTCACGATTAATCGCTGGGGCGAAAGCGGTGTATGGGGAAAAGTTTGATGATTTGTTTTCTCCCGTTTTGCCGGTTCCAGAGGAACGTCTCATCGTAAAAGAAGATGGCGATACGCTCAAGCTCAGCGACGAGCGTACGTTGACGTTTTTGGATACACCTGGCCATGCCAACCACCATTTCTCGATTTACGATTCCTTTAGCCGCGGTGTTTTTACTGGCGATACGATCGGGGTGTTTTATCCGCAATTATTAAAAGATGGACTTGAATACTGTTTGCCGTCCACTTCTCCGAACCAATTTCGGCCAGAGGCGATGTTGCAATCGGCTGAGCGTCTCGAACAGCTCCAACCTGAACGCATTTATTTCGGTCATTTTGGTATGCTGGAAAACCCTCGCACAGCGTTTGAACAGCTTCGTTTTTGGCTTCCGAAGTTTGTCCAAGCGGGGGAAAAGGTGATGGTGGAGCAGGCAAATGCGTCGATGCAAGAAAAAGCGAAAGCAGTGTTTCAAGCGCTATATCAAGAGGTCAACGCCTTTTTGCAAGCAAAAAATATTCCTGAGACGTCCGAAGCGTACGATATCATCCGTCTCGATCTTCATGTATGTTCGATGGGAATTGTCGATTATTTGCAAAAGACAATCGAACAAGGTTAG
- a CDS encoding IS701 family transposase — protein sequence MNRLAHHQGIHKFFTMLGLALYFSKPVMKHLVHIVDALTTKGFAGTLTDLHHWSFHPNHRTTLSHFFTKSPWDEETLLRKLQQWMLRRVERIAKQESQPLFVSIDDTICQKTKPSSQATHAIQGCDWHYSHTEKKSIWGHSLVWLMVHTMTQAFPFAFRLYDKAAGKSKGELAIEMLSSLDVHRPVYVLMDSWYPSQTLVEACLKKGFHVIAMLKANRLLYPKGIAVQVREFARYIEPKDTHLVTVGEERYRVYRYEGSLKGLDDAVVLLAWKADQPMTSEHLHCVLSTDRDLSDEEILRYYAQRWSIECFFRQAKDQLKLDGYRVRGRRAVKRYWILVQLAYVYSMFESNSDFSDGLDLLRKRKGHSLVEFIYRAAKQNIPIDTVKKQLHVA from the coding sequence ATGAATAGATTAGCACATCATCAAGGAATCCACAAGTTTTTCACGATGTTGGGGTTGGCCCTTTATTTTTCAAAACCTGTCATGAAGCATCTCGTTCATATCGTGGATGCGCTGACCACCAAAGGATTTGCGGGAACATTGACCGATCTTCATCATTGGAGCTTTCATCCGAACCACCGCACGACACTCAGCCATTTTTTCACGAAAAGCCCTTGGGATGAAGAGACGCTGCTTCGCAAACTTCAACAGTGGATGCTTCGTCGTGTCGAACGCATCGCCAAACAGGAGAGTCAACCCCTTTTTGTTTCGATCGATGATACGATTTGCCAAAAAACCAAGCCTTCGTCACAGGCAACGCACGCCATTCAAGGGTGTGATTGGCACTATTCTCACACAGAGAAAAAGTCGATCTGGGGACATTCTCTCGTTTGGCTCATGGTTCATACGATGACCCAGGCTTTTCCCTTTGCGTTCCGCCTCTACGACAAGGCGGCTGGGAAAAGCAAGGGGGAACTCGCGATCGAGATGCTTTCTTCTTTGGATGTACACCGTCCTGTTTATGTGCTGATGGACTCTTGGTATCCATCGCAAACGCTCGTGGAAGCTTGTCTGAAAAAGGGATTCCACGTAATCGCAATGCTCAAGGCCAATCGGCTTCTTTATCCAAAAGGCATTGCGGTTCAGGTGAGGGAGTTTGCCCGCTACATCGAACCGAAAGACACTCACCTCGTCACGGTGGGAGAAGAGCGTTATCGGGTTTATCGCTACGAAGGCTCTCTCAAAGGTCTCGATGATGCCGTGGTGCTGCTCGCTTGGAAAGCCGATCAGCCGATGACATCGGAACATCTTCACTGCGTCTTGAGCACCGACCGGGATCTAAGCGATGAAGAGATCTTGCGCTACTATGCCCAGCGTTGGTCGATCGAATGTTTTTTCCGTCAAGCGAAAGACCAGCTGAAACTCGATGGATACCGCGTTCGCGGACGTCGGGCGGTGAAACGCTACTGGATCTTGGTGCAGCTTGCTTACGTGTACAGCATGTTCGAGTCGAACAGCGATTTTTCTGATGGGCTCGATCTTCTGCGCAAGAGAAAAGGACATAGCCTCGTGGAGTTCATTTACCGTGCAGCGAAACAAAATATTCCCATTGATACCGTGAAAAAACAGCTCCACGTGGCATAA
- a CDS encoding sulfite exporter TauE/SafE family protein encodes MKKLIVFVTVGFIAQLIDGSLGMAYGVTSTTLLLAFGITPAVASASVHLAEVVTTAASGASHIKFGNVDRDMVIKLIIPGSLGAFVGACFLSNLPGDFIKPYVSLFLLALGFYIMYRFLFLSARQDSQPPKKFSNKQLIPLGLVAGFLDATGGGGWGPIATPVLLANKGMEARKVVGTVDTSEFAVALSATIGFVISLGWEQVNWYWVGTLMLGGIIAAPIAAWLVRKMPSHLLGVLVGGLIILTNVRTLLHAWEAPDNWYATVYSAIVLGWAVSIWWAVRNHRRVSLSNDLTS; translated from the coding sequence ATGAAAAAGTTAATTGTATTTGTGACTGTTGGATTTATCGCCCAACTGATCGACGGATCGCTTGGAATGGCATATGGGGTGACGTCAACCACGTTGTTGCTTGCGTTCGGGATTACCCCGGCAGTCGCTTCTGCTTCCGTGCATTTGGCTGAAGTAGTTACAACTGCGGCGTCAGGAGCATCCCACATAAAGTTCGGAAATGTCGACCGCGACATGGTGATCAAATTAATTATTCCTGGCTCGCTTGGCGCGTTTGTCGGCGCATGCTTTTTAAGTAATCTTCCAGGGGATTTCATTAAACCATATGTTTCTTTATTTTTGTTAGCGCTTGGGTTTTATATCATGTATCGGTTTTTATTTCTATCCGCACGCCAAGACTCACAGCCGCCAAAGAAATTTTCGAATAAGCAACTAATCCCCCTTGGTTTGGTGGCTGGTTTTCTTGATGCGACCGGCGGTGGGGGATGGGGGCCGATTGCCACACCTGTTCTTCTCGCCAACAAAGGAATGGAAGCGAGAAAAGTCGTTGGAACGGTCGATACGTCGGAGTTTGCCGTTGCTTTATCGGCTACCATTGGCTTTGTCATTTCGTTAGGCTGGGAACAAGTCAACTGGTATTGGGTAGGCACGCTCATGTTAGGAGGCATTATCGCTGCGCCAATTGCCGCCTGGCTTGTACGTAAAATGCCATCCCATTTGCTTGGCGTCCTTGTCGGCGGATTAATTATTTTGACTAACGTCCGTACCTTGCTTCATGCGTGGGAGGCTCCTGACAATTGGTATGCAACCGTCTACAGCGCTATTGTGCTCGGTTGGGCCGTTTCGATATGGTGGGCGGTGCGCAATCACCGGAGAGTATCGTTATCGAATGACCTGACGTCGTAG